The genome window GTGAGATCCCGGAGAAGATCGAAAAAATGTACGAGATCGCCGAGGAGATCAAGCTGGCCTTCTACGGCAACCGTATCGTGCTCTTCGCGCCGCTGTACCTTTCCAACTACTGCGTCAACGGCTGCCTTTACTGCCCCTATCACCTGAAAAACAAGCATATCGCCCGGAAAAAGCTGACCCAGGAAGAAGTCCGGGCGGAAGTCATCGCCCTGCAGGATATGGGCCACAAGCGGCTGGCCATTGAAGCGGGTGAGGATCCGGTGAACAACCCCATCGAATACATCCTGGACTGCATCCATACCATCTACAGCGTGCATCACAAGAACGGCGACATCCGCCGGGTAAACGTGAACATCGCCGCCACCACCGTGGAGGATTACCGGAAGCTGAAGGAAGCCGGTATCGGCACCTATATCCTGTTCCAGGAAACCTATCACAAGGAAAGCTACCTGAAACTGCATCCCACCGGCCCCAAGCATGACTATAACTACCACACGGAAGCCATGGACCGGGCCATGGACGGCGGCATCGATGACGTGGGTCTGGGCGTCCTGTTCGGCCTGGAGCTGTATAAATACGAGTTTGCCGGCCTGATCATGCACGCGGAGCATCTGGAAGCGGTCCACGGCGTGGGCCCGCACACCATCAGCGTTCCCCGGGTCAAGCGGGCAGACGATATTGATCCGGATATGTTCGACAACGGCATCGATGATGACACCTTCACGAAGATCGCCGCCTGCATCCGCCTGGCGGTTCCCTATACCGGCATGATCGTTTCCACCCGTGAATCCGAGGAAGTCCGGAAACGCCTGCTGCAGGTGGGTATCTCCCAGGTCAGCGGCGCTTCCCGCACCTCCGTGGGCGGCTATACCCAGGAGGAGCGCCCCCACGATACGGAGCAGTTTGACGTTTCCGACCAGCGCACCCTGGACGAGGTCGTCCGCTGGCTGATGGAAACCGGGCACATCCCGTCCTTCTGCACCGCCTGCTACCGGGAGGGCCGGACCGGCGACCGGTTCATGAGCCTGTGCAAGAGCGGCCAGATCCTGAACTGCTGTCATCCCAACGCCCTGATGACCCTGGCGGAGTACCTGGAGGACTACGCCTCTCCGGAAACAAAGGAAGTCGGCTACCGGATGATCGCGGAAGAGCTGAAGCGGATCCCGAAGGAAAAGGTCCGGCAGATCGCGGAAGAGCATATCCGGGATATCCGCTCCTCCAACAGGCGGGACTTCCGGTTCTGAAAAAAACAAGCCATCGGCTGCAAAAACCGATGGCTTGTTTACTCAATGATCACAGGCGGTTATTCTTTCTGCCTATCGATATTTCTTTCCGTCCGGAATACGGTATACTTCCGACAGGCTTTCCTGCTTGACCTGCGTACGGAAATGCATTGTTCTCCGGCTTTCAACATGCCAGGCAGGAAACAGGCGTACCGTTGGAACAGACGGTTCCCCTTCCCCGGGCTCCATATAATACACGGGTGCGATCCGGTTCACCGTAAGGGTTTCTCCATACTCATGATGAACCGAGGCATGGTCGTCAGCAAACCGCCGGACAGCATCCTCAGCCAGCGCTTTTGCCTCCTGCGGAACACCATCACTGATCTTTTCAATAAGCCCGCCCATATCCAGATAAGCGATATCGGACTTTGTCAGTACGATCCTGACCTGCGGACTGATCCCGACCGGAATGCCTCCGATCTCCTGCCGGAACGAAAGATACCACGCGCCGATCCCATCCGGAAAAGAATCAAAGCAGTACAGTTTCATACCGGCATAGCGATCCTTCATTTCTTTCGTCAGGTCACGGATGGTCTCACCGGACAGCGGTACGGCCTGTTCAGGCACCAGACCGCCAACATGCAGTTTTTCCAGGATCTGTTTGCTCCGTTCCTGCGCGTCCTGCAGCGGAAAAGGCGTTGTTTGCAGGGATTCTGCAGGGATTTCCGCGCCATCAAGATAAGTTAGCAGCTGCGAATATCGTTCATAGTCCCGCGTGCCCATTGTGAGCGATTCTCCTGAAACAGTGAGCGTATAGCCGTCTTCATAAAAGTAATAGTCAATATCATCCCAGGCGCCTTCTTCAGACTGATAATGATCTGTTGAAATGATCCGGCCGTTATGACAGTCTTCCGGCCTGTATGTGGAAAAGTCCTTCAGTACCGCCTCATACTCATACAGCGGCTTGTCCACATTTTCCACGATCATATTCCCGTCCAGCCGGATATGATCCGGAAGCCCGACGGACAGCAGATCCTCCCCGCAGCCCGCCGCCATGCAGGCAAAAAGCAAAAGCGTGATAACGCTGAACAGGATAAGTATCTTTTTCATAAGTATGTTTCCCTCCCCCGGTTTTCATCCACGGAGGGATTATCCGTTCCCGCCCACGCCGGTATCATATTCAACGTCTTCGATCACACCGGTCCGGACATTGATGATCACATAATAGGTTCCGTCTTTTTCCGTCGGGTTATCATGGAAGTCATAGGGATTCTCCGGATCGGGATCCTGAACCAGGAACAGCGTCCGCCAGTAACACGGAGTCCCGTCATCCTCCATTCCGTAGGACATCAGGGGATCCTCAACCTCGTCATATGTCATCATTCCTGCCTGTTCCGGGGTCAGCTGGTACTGCGTTGCAGCCGCTTCCAGGATCATCCGGTCCAGTTCTTCCGCCGAATAGCGGGACTGATCCCGAGCCTGCCGTTTGGCGTTCATGAAAGTCTCATCATCCACCTCCGGCATCGGCTGTTCTTCCAAAACGAATCCGTTTTCCGCGTTGATCTTATCAATATAAGGCGTAAAGCCCTCCATGGACCAGATTTCCCGGTTTATCTCCACCATTTCTTTCAGTTGTTCCGTTCCCCAGGCAGCGGATTCAAAACCCTTTGACGTATCCTCTCCGTCATGGCTCCAGGTCACGTCCAGGACGGTGTCATCCTTCACCCGGACATCGTAGCGTCCCAGTACAAAGGCCATGTCCTCCAGGCCCTCATAGGACATTGTTCCGGTACCGTCTCCGTTTTCATGAAACGCCGAGTTGAAATAGGACAGCATGTCAAAGGTGATCCCGTACCGGTCATACAGGGCTTTTTCCGCCGCGCTCCGCGCTTTTGCCCTGGCGGAAAAAACAAGTCCGGACGCGGATACTGCGGCCGCCAGCAAACATACAAGAACAAAGACTGCCACTCCGGCATAAAACCTTCTTCCGGGTTTATTCATTCAAAATCACCTCCTCTGATACAAACGAATCAAAAACCGGTTTCCCTGCCGAAAGCAGGAAAACCGGCCTGATCGTGTCTGTACCGCAGGAGTCATAACCCGAAATATTTCCTGTATTCCTCCTCCAGCGATATCCCGGAATCCCGGTCAATCGTCCTGCATTCCGATCCATTCAGGAACATTGTCTGCGTATTAATGCTGCTGAGGAAATCCAGCACATGGCTGGAGATCAGCACGACCGCCCCGCATTCCTGCGCTTCCCGGATCCGGTCCTTGAGCATCAGCAGGCCCGAGGTGTCCAGACCGTTGGTCGGTTCATCCAGAAGCAGCACCGGGGGCTCTCCCAGGAAAGCCAGGCACATGGTCACACGCTTCAGCATACCCTGGGAAAGAGCCCTGTTCTTTTTGTCCGCGAAGCCGGAAAGCTGGAAGGTCTCCAGCAAAGCCTCCACCTTTTCGTTTCCGGCAGGAAGGCCTTTCATCTGAAGCATATACAGAATTGTCTGCCGGGGTGTCAGGAAGCGGGGAACCGCAGGAAACTCCGGCATGTACCCGAAAAGCTCCCCTGCCGGATATACCACCGGCTGCCCGTTCCATGACACCTGACCGGCATCCGGTTCCAGAATTCCGGCAATACACTGCAGCAGCGTCGTTTTGCCCACTCCGTTGGGACCCACGATCCCGGTAACAGTTCCTTCCTGCGCACAGAAGGAAACAGCGTCCACACCGGACTGCCCGTATTTTTTGGTTATTCCCTCTATCTTCAGCATGTTCTTCTCCCCCACGGAACAGATTGTTTCATCACAAGGCGTTTCCGTTTCCACTGCAGAATAACCAGCAGCAGCGAAACGCCCGGGATCACCTGGAGTACAGCAAGCAGGACAAGCACCGGCGCAAAGGTATCCGTCACCTTTTCCGCCGGTAGCATCGGTTCCAGCAGCCAATAGATCGCCGCGTGATTGGACAGGGCATACAGTCCCATCAGCACCGGCACGGCAGCGGCTTCCGCGGACAGGCCGTGTACCAGGATAAACGCCGTCCCGCCCGCCAGGAGCACCGCCCCGCAGAAGAAAGCAGACAGCTTCAGGTCGTCCCGGATCAGCCGGCCGTAGGTACGGGGAAGCTGTTGGTTAAACCCGGCATGCTTTCCGTAATCTTCCACTGTAAGGATGGCAAAATAATAGGACAGCCAGGCGGACGGCCAGCAGGCGAGCAGCACCCGGGGCGTCTGTGTGCCCAGCAGGATGCCCAGGCCTGCCAGCAGGAGAAACAGGATTCCCTTTCCCGCTCCCGAAAAAGCAAAAGCCAGCATTGCCCCGGTACGGCCCCTGCGAAGCAGCACCGTGCGGACCGCGTCCGGCGGGCCGGTTCGTCCCCTCCGCTTTCCGGAATGATCCGACGCGGCGCAGGCGGCAAAAAGCAATACCAGCCACCCTGCCGCAAAAAAAGCCCGTCCGCCGCCTGTCCTGATCAGGGGAAAACACAGCAGGCAGGAAAGCCACAGGGATAGCAAACCGACCGGCAGCACCTGCAGCAGGCGCAGCATCCTGTACCGCCGGCAGCTGAATCCGCAGCGCTGATAAAAGAAAAAGTC of Aristaeella lactis contains these proteins:
- a CDS encoding ABC transporter ATP-binding protein, with translation MLKIEGITKKYGQSGVDAVSFCAQEGTVTGIVGPNGVGKTTLLQCIAGILEPDAGQVSWNGQPVVYPAGELFGYMPEFPAVPRFLTPRQTILYMLQMKGLPAGNEKVEALLETFQLSGFADKKNRALSQGMLKRVTMCLAFLGEPPVLLLDEPTNGLDTSGLLMLKDRIREAQECGAVVLISSHVLDFLSSINTQTMFLNGSECRTIDRDSGISLEEEYRKYFGL
- the hydG gene encoding [FeFe] hydrogenase H-cluster radical SAM maturase HydG, whose amino-acid sequence is MAVYDPKSLCADEFINDEEIRATLAYAEENKNNVELIDRILEKARPVKKGNGCTCAGLTHREASVLLACEIPEKIEKMYEIAEEIKLAFYGNRIVLFAPLYLSNYCVNGCLYCPYHLKNKHIARKKLTQEEVRAEVIALQDMGHKRLAIEAGEDPVNNPIEYILDCIHTIYSVHHKNGDIRRVNVNIAATTVEDYRKLKEAGIGTYILFQETYHKESYLKLHPTGPKHDYNYHTEAMDRAMDGGIDDVGLGVLFGLELYKYEFAGLIMHAEHLEAVHGVGPHTISVPRVKRADDIDPDMFDNGIDDDTFTKIAACIRLAVPYTGMIVSTRESEEVRKRLLQVGISQVSGASRTSVGGYTQEERPHDTEQFDVSDQRTLDEVVRWLMETGHIPSFCTACYREGRTGDRFMSLCKSGQILNCCHPNALMTLAEYLEDYASPETKEVGYRMIAEELKRIPKEKVRQIAEEHIRDIRSSNRRDFRF